One segment of Solanum lycopersicum chromosome 1, SLM_r2.1 DNA contains the following:
- the LOC101253935 gene encoding serine/threonine-protein kinase PEPKR2, whose protein sequence is MRNKRKGCEILCPRQRDMWNSIRDSGSSMSNLKTRFSLEECSRRLKKRCKEDDGLCCEVTVGSCGSRTRLAATAPPSGSSSISLCGRGVKRKIGCIEAATQMGRKNKIEDDYVMGEALGKGKFGSVFLCRSKATGVEFACKTLPKGEETVHKEVEIMQHLSGHPGVVTLHSVYEDAESFHLVMELCSGGRLIDEMTKEGRYSEQKSANIFKDLMLVIQYCHDMGVVHRDIKPENILLTASGKIKLADFGLAMRIANGQSLSGLAGSPAYVAPEVLTGDYGQKADIWSAGVLLHGLLVGVLPFQGDSLDALFEAIKSMQLDFHSEKWQSVSKLARDLLERILTRDVAARITAEEVLSHPWMMFYTERTLKMVSVRLKPKHFSGTPSQIPAITSRLESDGKKRCCKSLNGETNDLRCGSLNRESEESDDSGLVDVLAAAILHCRISEPKRSRLCVNNSPIREQCSSNVNSNLCKAF, encoded by the exons ATGAGGAATAAGAGAAAAGGATGTGAGATTTTGTGCCCTAGACAGAGAGATATGTGGAATTCGATTCGTGATTCGGGATCTTCGATGTCGAATTTGAAAACTCGTTTTTCGTTAGAGGAATGTTCTAGAAGGTTGAAGAAAAGGTGCAAGGAAGATGATGGGTTGTGTTGTGAGGTTACTGTTGGGTCTTGTGGAAGTAGAACTAGGCTTGCTGCAACTGCGCCGCCGAGTGGGAGTTCTTCGATTAGTTTGTGTGGGAGAGGGGTTAAGAGAAAGATAGGATGTATAGAGGCAGCGACGCAAATGGGTAGGAAGAATAAGATTGAAGATGATTATGTTATGGGGGAAGCTTTGGGGAAGGGTAAATTTGGGTCAGTCTTTTTGTGTAGGAGTAAGGCTACTGGTGTTGAATTTGCTTGTAAGACACTGCCAAAAGGGGAAGAGACAGTTCATAAGGAAGTAGAGATAATGCAACACTTATCAGGGCACCCGGGTGTGGTGACATTGCATTCAGTGTATGAGGATGCGGAAAGTTTTCATTTGGTAATGGAGTTGTGTTCTGGTGGGAGGTTGATTGACGAGATGACGAAGGAGGGAAGATATTCGGAGCAGAAGTCTGCTAATATATTTAAGGATTTGATGTTGGTGATTCAATATTGCCATGATATGGGAGTTGTACATAGGGATATTAAGCCTGAGAATATCCTTCTAACTGCTTCTGGGAAGATAAAGCTTGCAGATTTCGGCTTGGCTATGAGGATTGCCAATG GTCAGAGTTTAAGTGGTTTGGCTGGAAGTCCTGCGTATGTGGCCCCTGAAGTTCTTACAGGGGATTATGGTCAAAAAGCAGATATTTGGAGTGCTGGTGTTCTTTTACATGGACTACTGGTTGGTGTCCTTCCATTTCAAGGGGACTCTTTGGACGCTCTTTTTGAGGCAATTAAAAGCATGCAACTTGATTTTCACTCTGAAAAATGGCAATCTGTATCTAAACTTGCACGTGATCTTCTTGAGCGGATTCTTACAAGGGATGTTGCTGCAAGGATAACTGCTGAAGAAGTTTTAA GCCATCCATGGATGATGTTCTACACAGAGCGCACTTTGAAGATGGTGTCTGTCAGGTTGAAGCCAAAGCATTTCTCTGGAACACCAAGCCAAATACCAGCCATTACCTCTAGATTAGAATCAGATGGAAAGAAGAGATGCTGTAAATCTCTCAATGGAGAAACCAATGATTTAAGGTGTGGAAGTTTGAACAGGGAATCTGAAGAATCCGACGACTCTGGTTTAGTTGATGTGCTTGCAGCAGCGATATTGCATTGCAGGATATCTGAACCAAAACGAAGCAGACTGTGTGTCAACAATAGTCCAATAAGGGAACAATGTTCGTCTAACGTGAATTCTAACCTTTGCAAGGCTTTCTGA